Proteins co-encoded in one Hyla sarda isolate aHylSar1 chromosome 4, aHylSar1.hap1, whole genome shotgun sequence genomic window:
- the IDH2 gene encoding isocitrate dehydrogenase [NADP], mitochondrial: MAGYLRAVTTICKSSAGVLGKNPGALAPALTQQQRNYADKRIKVANPVVEMDGDEMTRIIWEFIKEKLILSNVDVELKYFDLGLPYRDQTNDQVTIDSALATQKYSVAVKCATITPDEDRVEEFKLKKMWKSPNGTIRNILGGTVFREPIICKNIPRLVPGWTQPITIGRHAHGDQYKATDFVVDKAGKFKMVFNPADGSAAKEWEVFNFPAGGVGMGMYNTDESISGFAHSCFQYAIQKKWPLYLSTKNTILKAYDGRFKDIFQEIFEKNYKPQFDKLKIWYEHRLIDDMVAQVLKSTGGFVWACKNYDGDVQSDILAQGFGSLGLMTSVLVCPDGKTIEAEAAHGTVTRHYREHQKGRPTSTNPIASIFAWTRGLEHRGKLDGNQDLIDFSLKLEKVCVETVESGVMTKDLAGCIHGLSNVKLNEHYVNTTDFLDAIKNNLDKALGKK, encoded by the exons ATGGCCGGCTACCTCCGAGCTGTCACCACTATCTGCAAGTCCTCCGCCGGCGTGCTGGGCAAGAACCCTGGAGCCTTGGCCCCGGCCCTGACCCAGCAGCAGAGGAACT ATGCAGACAAACGTATTAAAGTGGCTAACCCAGTGGTGGAGATGGATGGGGATGAGATGACCCGCATCATCTGGGAATTTATCAAGGAAAAG TTGATCCTGTCTAATGTTGACGTTGAGCTTAAATACTTTGATCTTGGCCTTCCATATCGTGACCAAACCAAtgaccaggtcaccatagactctGCTCTGGCCACCCAGAAGTACAGTGTTGCAGTAAAGTGTGCTACAATCACTCCTGATGAGGATCGAGTAGAAG AGTTCAAGCTGAAAAAGATGTGGAAGAGTCCCAATGGAACGATCAGGAATATCTTGGGTGGAACAGTCTTCCGGGAGCCAATTATTTGTAAGAACATTCCACGCCTAGTTCCTGGTTGGACGCAGCCAATCACAATTGGTAGACATGCACATGGTGATCAG TATAAGGCCACAGACTTTGTTGTTGATAAAGCCGGAAAATTCAAGATGGTGTTCAACCCAGCTGATGGCTCAGCCGCTAAGGAGTGGGAAGTGTTTAACTTTCCTGCAGGAGGTGTTGGCATGGGGATGTACAACACAGACGAG TCTATCTCTGGTTTTGCACACAGCTGTTTCCAGTATGCAATTCAGAAGAAATGGCCTCTGTACCTGAGTACGAAGAACACCATATTGAAGGCTTATGATGGCCGGTTCAAGGACATCTTCCAAGAGATATTTGAGAA GAATTACAAACCACAGTTTGATAAGCTGAAGATCTGGTATGAGCACAGGCTGATCGATGACATGGTAGCTCAGGTTCTCAAGTCTACTGGAGGCTTTGTGTGGGCTTGTAAGAATTATGATGGCGATGTCCAGTCTGATATCCTTGCTCAAG GATTTGGTTCTCTTGGATTAATGACATCTGTCCTGGTATGCCCAGATGGAAAAACCATTGAGGCTGAAGCTGCTCATGGAACGGTTACACGTCATTACCGGGAACATCAGAAG GGTCGTCCCACAAGTACAAATCCTATTGCCAGTATCTTTGCATGGACTCGGGGCTTGGAACACAGAGGAAAGCTGGATGGAAACCAGGATCTGATTGA cttttCCCTGAAACTGGAGAAGGTTTGTGTGGAGACTGTGGAGAGTGGTGTAATGACAAAGGACTTGGCTGGCTGTATTCACGGTTTAAGCAA CGTCAAACTCAATGAGCATTACGTCAACACAACAGACTTCCTGGACGCTATCAAGAACAATCTGGACAAAGCACTGGGCAAGAAATGA